A single genomic interval of Psychroserpens sp. NJDZ02 harbors:
- a CDS encoding ABC transporter ATP-binding protein, with protein MIFEIDNIELYFKNKRILNGIYLKAETGKVTSLLGSNGSGKSCLLNIAFGTLNAKYSHTRIDHKPLLRPLYATQLAAFLPQYNFTPNHAKVKSLFKLFNIKWIDFTTEFTEFKIYKNKSINTLSGGERRIIEIYLILKKDAKIILLDEPFNGVAPLYIKKLQTLITEEKQYKAIVLTDHRYAEVIAVSDTIYLIKNGCSKLIENLSELEDYNYLSNKQLQHDLN; from the coding sequence TTGATTTTTGAAATTGATAATATAGAACTTTACTTTAAAAATAAACGTATATTAAATGGTATTTACCTTAAGGCTGAAACAGGTAAAGTAACAAGTCTACTTGGCAGTAATGGCTCTGGAAAAAGCTGTTTATTAAACATTGCTTTTGGCACGCTTAACGCGAAATACAGCCATACGAGAATAGACCACAAACCACTACTAAGACCTTTATACGCTACCCAATTAGCCGCCTTTTTACCACAATATAATTTTACTCCAAATCATGCAAAAGTTAAATCTCTTTTTAAACTATTTAATATCAAATGGATTGATTTTACGACTGAATTTACAGAATTTAAAATTTACAAAAACAAAAGTATTAACACACTATCTGGAGGTGAACGCCGCATTATCGAAATCTACTTGATTTTAAAGAAAGATGCTAAAATTATTTTATTAGACGAACCCTTTAATGGCGTCGCCCCTTTATACATTAAAAAATTACAGACCCTAATTACAGAAGAGAAGCAATACAAAGCTATTGTATTAACAGACCACAGATACGCAGAAGTTATTGCCGTTTCTGACACGATTTATTTGATAAAAAATGGCTGTTCTAAATTGATTGAGAATCTTTCTGAATTAGAAGATTACAATTACCTAAGTAATAAGCAGCTACAACACGATCTAAACTAA
- the prfA gene encoding peptide chain release factor 1 → MLDKLQIVKQRFDEVSDLIIQPDVITDQKRYVALNKEYKDLRLLMDKREIYLEFTENLKEAEEIIADGSDAEMVEMAKMQYEEAKVEIPKLEDDIRVLLIPKDPEDSKNAVVELRAGAGGDEASIFAGDLFRMYSKYCEARGWKVDTVDYSEGTNGGFKEIQFEVTGNDVYGTLKFEAGVHRVQRVPQTETQGRVHTSAATVMVFPEAEEFDVEINPKEVRVDFFCSSGPGGQSVNTTYSAVRLTHIPTGLVAQCQDQKSQHKNKEKAFKVLRSRLYDMELAKKNEEDAALRGTMVTSGDRSAKIRTYNYSQGRVTDHRIGLTLYDLQNIVNGDIQKIIDELQLADNTEKLKASDEHI, encoded by the coding sequence ATGTTAGATAAGTTACAAATAGTAAAGCAACGTTTTGATGAGGTTAGCGATTTAATAATCCAACCTGATGTTATTACTGATCAAAAACGTTATGTCGCACTAAATAAAGAGTATAAAGATTTACGACTTTTAATGGATAAGCGCGAGATTTATCTTGAGTTTACTGAAAATTTAAAAGAAGCGGAAGAAATCATAGCAGACGGTAGTGATGCCGAAATGGTCGAAATGGCTAAAATGCAATATGAAGAAGCTAAAGTGGAGATTCCTAAATTAGAAGATGATATACGTGTACTTTTAATACCTAAAGATCCTGAAGATTCTAAGAATGCTGTTGTCGAGTTACGTGCAGGAGCAGGAGGAGATGAAGCTAGTATTTTTGCGGGAGATTTATTTAGAATGTATAGTAAATACTGTGAAGCTAGAGGATGGAAAGTAGATACGGTAGATTATAGTGAAGGTACAAATGGAGGGTTTAAAGAAATCCAATTTGAAGTTACTGGTAATGATGTTTATGGAACTTTAAAGTTTGAAGCTGGTGTGCACCGTGTACAACGTGTGCCACAAACAGAAACACAAGGTCGTGTGCATACAAGTGCTGCTACTGTAATGGTGTTTCCGGAAGCAGAGGAGTTTGATGTAGAGATTAACCCAAAGGAAGTAAGAGTGGATTTTTTCTGTTCTTCAGGTCCAGGTGGTCAATCAGTAAACACAACGTATTCTGCAGTACGTTTAACTCACATTCCGACAGGATTAGTAGCGCAATGTCAAGATCAAAAATCGCAGCATAAAAACAAAGAAAAAGCTTTTAAAGTATTACGTTCGCGTTTATACGACATGGAGTTGGCTAAGAAAAACGAAGAAGACGCCGCTTTACGTGGTACGATGGTAACCTCTGGAGATAGAAGTGCTAAGATTAGAACGTACAACTATTCTCAAGGACGTGTTACAGATCACAGAATAGGGTTAACGCTATATGATTTACAAAATATTGTAAATGGAGATATCCAAAAAATTATTGACGAACTACAACTGGCAGACAATACAGAAAAACTGAAAGCTAGTGACGAACATATTTAA
- the pyrF gene encoding orotidine-5'-phosphate decarboxylase, which translates to MTTQQLTDQIIKKKSFLCIGLDVDLSKIPQHLLDTEDPIFEFNKAIIDATHHLCVAYKPNTAFYEAYGIKGWKALEKTINYLNDNHPDVFTIADAKRGDIGNTSTMYAKAFFEDLAFDSVTVAPYMGKDSVEPFLAFKDKHTIMLALTSNQGAFDFQTKQVDGKELYKQVLETSKNWENSENLMYVVGATKAEYFAEIRKIIPNSFLLVPGVGAQGGNLQDVCKYGMSENVGLLINSSRGIIYASNQNDFAEAAAEKAKDLQQQMAIILNNK; encoded by the coding sequence ATGACAACACAACAACTAACAGATCAAATTATTAAAAAGAAGTCTTTTTTGTGTATAGGACTAGACGTCGATTTAAGTAAAATTCCGCAACATTTATTAGACACAGAAGATCCTATTTTCGAGTTTAATAAAGCCATAATTGACGCAACGCATCATTTGTGTGTTGCTTATAAACCTAACACCGCGTTTTATGAAGCGTATGGTATAAAAGGTTGGAAAGCATTAGAGAAAACAATTAATTATCTTAATGATAATCATCCGGATGTTTTTACAATAGCAGATGCTAAGCGTGGCGATATTGGTAATACTAGTACAATGTACGCTAAAGCCTTTTTTGAAGACTTAGCGTTTGATAGTGTAACTGTCGCTCCGTATATGGGAAAAGACTCTGTAGAACCATTCTTAGCTTTTAAAGACAAGCATACTATCATGTTAGCTTTAACGTCTAATCAAGGTGCTTTTGATTTTCAGACCAAGCAAGTAGATGGTAAAGAGTTGTACAAACAAGTTTTAGAAACGTCTAAAAACTGGGAGAACTCTGAAAATTTGATGTACGTTGTTGGAGCAACAAAAGCTGAATATTTTGCAGAGATTAGAAAAATTATTCCAAATAGTTTTTTATTAGTTCCTGGTGTTGGCGCTCAAGGCGGAAACCTTCAAGACGTCTGTAAATATGGAATGAGTGAAAATGTTGGGTTATTGATAAATTCTTCAAGAGGAATAATTTATGCTTCTAATCAAAATGATTTTGCTGAAGCTGCTGCAGAAAAGGCAAAAGACTTGCAACAACAAATGGCAATTATTTTAAATAACAAATAG
- a CDS encoding ABC transporter substrate-binding protein, which produces MKIKDQLGNLLEFDSVPKRIVSLVPSQTELLYDLGLEDTIVGLTKFCIHPIHLKKKKQVVGGTKQINIEKIKALKPDIILCNKEENTEAIVIACQAICAVHVSDIVTIDESLELIMQYGQIFNVNTEAQNIKDKINTNLEDFKLFIKDQPILKAAYFIWKDPWMVAANGTFINHLLELNKLENIYANQDRYPEVDITKIEEEDNLEVVLLSSEPFPFKTEHTLMFAEITNQAKAILVDGEYFSWYGSRLINAFSYFKDLRERLRTFSS; this is translated from the coding sequence ATGAAAATTAAGGACCAACTAGGTAATCTGTTAGAGTTTGATTCGGTACCAAAACGAATCGTTTCATTAGTACCTTCTCAAACGGAATTGCTTTATGATTTGGGATTAGAAGATACTATTGTCGGGCTTACTAAATTTTGTATACATCCCATTCATTTAAAAAAGAAAAAACAAGTGGTTGGAGGAACCAAACAGATTAATATCGAAAAGATCAAAGCTTTAAAACCTGATATTATTTTGTGTAATAAAGAAGAAAACACAGAAGCTATCGTTATTGCTTGTCAAGCTATTTGTGCTGTACATGTATCAGATATTGTTACTATTGATGAGAGTTTGGAGTTGATAATGCAATATGGACAAATCTTTAATGTAAATACAGAAGCGCAAAATATTAAAGATAAAATAAATACAAATTTAGAAGACTTTAAATTATTTATAAAGGATCAGCCAATTTTAAAAGCAGCTTATTTTATTTGGAAGGATCCATGGATGGTTGCTGCCAATGGTACGTTTATTAATCATCTTTTAGAATTAAATAAACTTGAAAATATCTATGCTAATCAAGATCGGTATCCAGAAGTAGATATTACTAAAATAGAAGAAGAAGATAATCTAGAAGTGGTTTTGTTATCCAGCGAGCCTTTTCCTTTTAAAACCGAGCACACTTTGATGTTTGCTGAAATTACTAATCAAGCAAAAGCCATCTTAGTAGATGGCGAATACTTTTCTTGGTATGGATCAAGATTAATTAATGCGTTTAGTTATTTTAAAGATTTAAGAGAGCGATTGCGAACTTTCTCTAGCTAA
- a CDS encoding Lacal_2735 family protein translates to MNNPNLLKAHQNKLKKRYKQLVEHSYNLRQTDHEASDVSAFKAVKLLDQLNKLNYLARESSQSLS, encoded by the coding sequence ATGAATAACCCAAACCTACTTAAAGCACATCAAAACAAGTTAAAAAAACGCTACAAGCAACTTGTTGAGCACTCCTACAATTTACGACAAACAGATCATGAAGCTAGCGATGTGTCTGCTTTTAAAGCTGTCAAACTTCTAGACCAACTTAACAAGCTTAATTATTTAGCTAGAGAAAGTTCGCAATCGCTCTCTTAA
- a CDS encoding DUF4197 domain-containing protein: MKKILALLIVLNFTACAELQQVVNQLPQAGGISDLDIAGGLREALDLGIDKQVAKLTQTDGFFKNDLVKILLPEELQKVDKALRDIGLSSLADEGLKVLNRAAEDAVGEATPIFINAVKDITFTDAKNILLGNNDAATQYLTSKTQTALYDKFNPVIKNSFSKVGADQIWANLITKYNSIPFTSNVNPDLTDYVTGEALKGVYTMIAVEEQDIRTKVGSRSTALLQKVFALQD; encoded by the coding sequence ATGAAAAAAATATTAGCCTTACTTATTGTTTTAAATTTTACTGCTTGCGCAGAATTACAGCAAGTTGTTAACCAACTACCTCAAGCAGGAGGCATTAGCGATTTAGATATTGCAGGCGGCTTACGAGAAGCTTTAGACTTAGGAATTGACAAACAAGTAGCCAAACTGACTCAAACAGATGGTTTTTTTAAAAATGATTTAGTTAAAATTTTACTTCCAGAAGAATTACAAAAAGTAGACAAAGCACTACGTGATATTGGTTTAAGTAGTTTAGCTGATGAAGGTTTAAAAGTTTTAAACAGAGCTGCAGAAGACGCTGTTGGAGAAGCGACACCTATATTTATTAATGCTGTTAAAGACATTACTTTTACAGATGCAAAAAACATATTACTAGGTAATAATGATGCTGCAACGCAATACCTAACTAGTAAAACACAAACGGCATTATACGATAAATTTAACCCAGTAATAAAAAATTCTTTTAGCAAAGTTGGCGCTGACCAAATTTGGGCTAATTTAATAACTAAGTATAATTCAATTCCTTTTACTAGTAATGTTAATCCTGACCTAACAGACTACGTGACTGGAGAAGCTTTAAAAGGAGTTTATACTATGATTGCTGTAGAAGAACAAGACATTAGAACTAAAGTTGGCTCTAGATCTACTGCGTTACTTCAAAAGGTTTTTGCTTTACAGGACTAA